In the genome of Candoia aspera isolate rCanAsp1 chromosome 1, rCanAsp1.hap2, whole genome shotgun sequence, one region contains:
- the LOC134489930 gene encoding olfactory receptor 9G4-like yields MEVEGNRTLVTDFVLVGFTTDPFLRIILFVLFLASYTLTLMGNLGLMALIYLDSHLHTPMYFFVGSLSFLDIWYSSVYTPRILSDCVSRNKHMSLAGCAAQFFFSAGLAYSECFLLAFMAYDRFVAICNPLRYTTAMPKKLCVQLVVGAYVAGFASAIVVTGNTFRLRFCGNNVINHYFCDVVPLVKMACDDIGIYEFILSSLMGCNLLATTAVILRSYIGIGAAIVRIRSAAGRRKAFFTCSAHLVSVTLFYGSILIMYSRPNSQHTPNSDKANALFYTVVNPLVNPFIYSLRNKDVKAAFKKVWGRFLALK; encoded by the coding sequence ATGGAAGTGGAAGGCAATCGGACGTTGGTTACTGACTTTGTCTTGGTTGGGTTTACAACAGATCCATTTCTACGCATAATCCTCTTTGTGCTGTTCTTGGCCTCCTATACCCTGACACTGATGGGGAATCTGGGCCTCATGGCACTGATCTACCTAGACTCCCACTTGCACACACCCATGTACTTCTTTGTGGGCAGCCTTTCCTTTCTGGATATCTGGTACTCCTCAGTGTACACTCCTCGCATCTTGTCTGACTGTGTGTCCAGGAACAAGCACATGTCCCTTGCTGGTTGTGCAGCCCAGTtcttcttctctgctggcttGGCCTACAGCGAATGCTTCCTACTGGCCTTCATGGCCTATGACCGCTTTGTGGCCATCTGCAACCCACTCCGTTACACCACTGCCATGCCCAAGAAGCTCTGTGTCCAGCTGGTGGTAGGAGCTTATGTAGCAGGCTTTGCCAGTGCCATTGTAGTCACTGGTAATACCTTCCGCCTGCGCTTCTGTGGGAATAATGTCATCAACCACTACTTTTGTGATGTGGTACCACTTGTGAAGATGGCCTGTGATGACATAGGGATCTATGAATTCATTTTGTCTTCTCTCATGGGTTGCAATTTGCTGGCAACCACAGCTGTCATTCTGAGATCGTATATTGGTATTGGGGCAGCCATAGTCCGTATCCGTTCAGCCGCAGGGAGACGCAAAGCCTTCTTCACTTGCTCAGCTCACTTGGTCTCGGTCACCCTCTTCTATGGCTCCATTCTCATCATGTACTCCAGACCCAATTCTCAGCACACCCCAAATTCGGACAAGGCAAATGCGTTGTTCTATACAGTAGTTAACCCTCTGGTCAACCCTTTCATTTACAGCTTACGCAACAAAGATGTGAAGGCAGCCTTCAAGAAAGTCTGGGGGAGATTCCTAGCACTGAAATGA
- the LOC134489941 gene encoding olfactory receptor 9G4-like codes for MDVEGNRTLVTDFIVVGFTTDPFLRIILFVLFLVSYTLTLMGNLGLMALIYLDSCLHTPMYFFVGNLSFLDIWYSSVYTPRILSDCVSRNKHMSLAGCAAQLFFSAGLAYSECFLLAFMAYDRFVAICNPLLYTTAMPKKLCVQLVVGAYVAGFANAIAHISNTFRLRFCGNNIINHYFCDVLPLLEMSCDDIGVYEVILTALIGCNWLVTTAIILSSYIGIVGAIVRIRSAAGRRKAFFTCSAHLVSVTLFYGSILIMYSRPNSQHTPNWDKANALFYTVVNPLVNPFIYSLRNKDVKAAFKKVWGRFLALK; via the coding sequence ATGGATGTGGAAGGCAATCGGACATTGGTTACTGATTTTATTGTGGTTGGGTTTACAACAGATCCATTTCTACGCATAATCCTCTTTGTGCTGTTCTTGGTCTCCTATACCCTAACACTGATGGGGAATCTGGGCCTCATGGCACTGATCTACCTAGACTCCTGCTTGCACACACCCATGTACTTCTTTGTGGGCAACCTTTCCTTTCTGGATATCTGGTACTCCTCAGTCTACACTCCTCGCATCTTGTCTGACTGTGTGTCCAGGAACAAGCACATGTCCCTTGCTGGTTGTGCAGCCCAATTGTTCTTCTCTGCTGGATTGGCCTACAGTGAATGCTTCCTACTGGCCTTCATGGCCTATGACCGCTTTGTGGCCATCTGCAACCCACTCCTTTATACCACAGCCATGCCCAAGAAGCTCTGTGTCCAGCTGGTGGTAGGAGCTTATGTAGCAGGCTTTGCCAATGCCATTGCACATATTAGTAACACCTTCCGCCTACGCTTCTGTGGGAATAATATCATCAACCACTATTTTTGTGATGTGCTACCTCTTCTGGAAATGTCCTGTGATGATATTGGGGTCTATGAAGTCATCCTGACTGCTCTGATAGGTTGCAATTGGCTGGTAACCACAGCTATCATTCTGAGCTCCTACATTGGTATTGTGGGAGCCATAGTCCGTATCCGTTCAGCCGCAGGGAGACGCAAAGCCTTCTTCACTTGCTCAGCCCACCTTGTGTCAGTCACTCTCTTCTATGGCTCCATTCTCATCATGTACTCCAGACCCAATTCTCAGCACACCCCAAATTGGGACAAGGCAAATGCGTTGTTCTATACAGTAGTCAACCCTCTGGTCAACCCTTTCATTTACAGCTTACGCAACAAAGATGTGAAGGCAGCCTTCAAGAAAGTCTGGGGGAGATTCCTAGCACTGAAATGA